The sequence CCATGGACTGCCCGAGGCCGTAACCGGTCGACGTGGGCAGCTGGAGCAGTTGCGGGAGGACGAGGGAGACCGCGTAGAAGGCGACCCCGACCATGATCGAGGCGAGGTTGGTGAGCAGCACCTCGCGGCGGGCGGTGGTGCGCAGGTCGACCAGCGGTGCCGGGGTGCGCAGTTCGAACAGGCCCCACAGCACCAGGGTGGCCACGGACGCGGCGAGCAGCCCGAGGACCGGTGCCGAGGTCCAGCCCCAGTCGCTGCCCTTGGTGACCGGCAGGAGAAGGAGGACCAGGCCGAGCGAGAGTCCGAGAGCGCCCGGGAGGTCGAAGGAGCCGGGCGCGCGCAGCGGAGGTTCGGGGACGCATGTGTACGTGAGCGCCATCGCGAGCAGGCCGAGCCCGGCCGATCCGAGGAACAGGGCGTGCCAGTCCGTGTGCTGGGCGACCAGCGCGGCGACGGGCAGCGCGAGTCCGCCTCCCACGCCGATGGACGAACTCATCAGCGCCATCGCCGAGCCGAGCTTCTCGCGCGGCAGCTCGTCGCGCATGATGCCGATGCCGAGCGGGATGGCGCCCATGGCGAAGCCCTGGAGCGTGCGGCCGGCGATCATCACGGTCAGGTCGTCGGTGGAGGCGCAGATCAGCGAGCCGATCACCATGACGGCCAGCGAGGCGAGCAGCATCCGGCGCTTGCCGTGGAGGTCGCCGAGCCGTCCCATGACCGGGGTCGAGACGGCACCCGCGAGCAGGGTGGCGGTCATCACCCACGTGGCGTCGGCCGGGGCGGTGTCCAGCAGGACCGGCAGATCCTTGATGACCGGGACGAGCAGGGTCTGCATGACCGCGACGGTGATGCCCGCGAAGGCCAGGACGGGCACGATGCCGCCATGGCGCCGCGCTTTCGGCGGCGCGGGAAGCTCCTGTGGGTGCGGTATCCGTCGTGTCGGTCGCATGTGCGGGGCCTCCCGGGCAGCCGTCGGTCACCCGGGCTCCCCCCAAGTGCGTGCAGGGTGAACGCTTCTGGTGGCGCTTTCATTCCGGTCCGGTTCACTTCGGTTCGCACCCGGCAGCTTCCTGACCTTCCGTCAGATAGAAACGTGTTCTACTCTTGCGCCGTTCCCGTGGCTGCGACCGGCGGAGACGCGCAGGGGCAGGAGCAGGTGAGCGCGCCCTCCACGGATTCCTGATGCCCCGCTGCCTGACCATCGCGGGCGGCACCACCCCAGATCCGGCTCAATGCCGTCGCCGAGCGCGTCCTCGGCCTGCCCCGGGACTGAACCCCCCTTCCACCACGAGGAGTCGGAAGCGATGAAGGCGTACATCATCGGTGTCGGCATGACGAAGTTCGAGAAGCCCGAGACCCGCGACTGGCAGTACTGGGACATGGTCCGCGAGGCCGGCGCCGCCGCCCTGGCGGATGCCGGGATCCGCTACGACCAGGTCGAGCAGGTCCCCGTCGGCTACTGCTTCCAGCCCTCCACCGCCGGTCAACGTGCCGTCTACGAGCTGGGGTTGACGGGCATACCCGTCTACAACGTCAACAACAACTGCGCCACGGGGTCCTCCGCCCTGATGCTGGCCCGGCAGTTCGTCGAGGGCGGCGGCAGCGACTGCGTCCTCGCCGTCGGCTTCGAGAAGATGGCCCGCGGCTCCCTGGGCGGCGGGGCGGGCGGCGGGTCCGGCGCCGCGGACTTCGCGACCTCGCCCGTCGCGCGGCACTACGGCGTCATGGCGGCCCGCCACGGCTTCGAGGCGTCCCCGCCCACCGCCCAGATCTTCGGCAACGCGGCCCGTGAGCACATGGAGCGGTACGGGACGACGCCCGCCCAGCTCGCCGCGGTCGGGGCCAAGAACCACCGGCACTCGGTGCACAACCCGTACGCCCAGTTCCAGGACCCGTACACGGTCGAGGAGGTTCTCGCCGCCCGTACCGTCCACCGCCCCCTCACCAAGCTCCAGTGCTCGCCCACCTCCGACGGCGCGGCGGCGGCCGTCGTGGTCTCCGAACGGTTCGTCGAGCGGAACGCCCTGGGGGAGCGGGCGGTGGAGATCGCCGCCCAGGCCATGGCCACCGACACCGAGGCGTCGTTCGCCTCCGGCAGCTGTATCGACGTGGTCGGCGCCCCGATGGCGCGGGCCGCCGCCGAGCGGGTGTACGCCGTGTCGGGCCTGGGCCCCGACGACCTCGACGTCATCGAGCTGCACGACTGCTTCTCCGTCAACGAACTCCTCACCTACGAGGCGCTGGGTCTGTGCGGCGAGGGGGAGTCCGGCAAGCTCGTCGAGTCCGGGGCCACCACCTACGGAGGCCGGTGGGTGGTGAACCCGTCCGGCGGGCTGATCTCCAAGGGGCATCCACTGGGCGCGACCGGCATCGCCCAGGCCGCCGAACTGACCTGGCAGCTGCGTGGGGAGGCCGGAGCCCGCCAGGTCCCCGGCGCCCGGACCGCCCTCGCCCACAACATCGGCCTCGGCGGAGCGGCGGTGGTCACGCTGCTGCGGCACGGCTGACGGTCGGCTGAGGGGCGGACGCCGGGGGCGGCTGCGTCGCCGGGGTGCGGGGCTTCGGTCCGGGTGCGGTCGGCAGGGTGCGGGCCCCGGGTCCGGGCGAGTCCGGGTGGGCGCGGATCCCGGGGCCGGGGGTGGGTGCGGGCTCCAGGGCCGGGTGGGCGCAGGATGTCGTTCCCGGCTGATCGGGCCGGTGCAGGGCCTCGGTCCGGCGACCGGGGCGGGGCGGGACCTCCGTCCCGGTCGTCTGGGACCCGGGACCTGGATCCGATACCCGATGTACGGGCCACGCGACGCCTGCGACCATATCCGTCATGCCCGACGTCTCCGCGCCCGTCTCCGCCCCACCCGCCACCACCCGCATACGCCCCAGCACCTGGGCCGTCGTACTCGCCGCCTGTACCGGTCAGTTCCTCGTCGTCCTCGACGTCTCCGTC is a genomic window of Streptomyces sp. YPW6 containing:
- a CDS encoding lipid-transfer protein, with the translated sequence MKAYIIGVGMTKFEKPETRDWQYWDMVREAGAAALADAGIRYDQVEQVPVGYCFQPSTAGQRAVYELGLTGIPVYNVNNNCATGSSALMLARQFVEGGGSDCVLAVGFEKMARGSLGGGAGGGSGAADFATSPVARHYGVMAARHGFEASPPTAQIFGNAAREHMERYGTTPAQLAAVGAKNHRHSVHNPYAQFQDPYTVEEVLAARTVHRPLTKLQCSPTSDGAAAAVVVSERFVERNALGERAVEIAAQAMATDTEASFASGSCIDVVGAPMARAAAERVYAVSGLGPDDLDVIELHDCFSVNELLTYEALGLCGEGESGKLVESGATTYGGRWVVNPSGGLISKGHPLGATGIAQAAELTWQLRGEAGARQVPGARTALAHNIGLGGAAVVTLLRHG
- a CDS encoding MFS transporter; the encoded protein is MRPTRRIPHPQELPAPPKARRHGGIVPVLAFAGITVAVMQTLLVPVIKDLPVLLDTAPADATWVMTATLLAGAVSTPVMGRLGDLHGKRRMLLASLAVMVIGSLICASTDDLTVMIAGRTLQGFAMGAIPLGIGIMRDELPREKLGSAMALMSSSIGVGGGLALPVAALVAQHTDWHALFLGSAGLGLLAMALTYTCVPEPPLRAPGSFDLPGALGLSLGLVLLLLPVTKGSDWGWTSAPVLGLLAASVATLVLWGLFELRTPAPLVDLRTTARREVLLTNLASIMVGVAFYAVSLVLPQLLQLPTSTGYGLGQSMVVAGLCVAPLGVTMMFVAPLYARISARRGPRTTLMLGMLVIATGYGAGLGLLSAAWQTVLIAVVLGAGIGLAYSSLPALIIGAVDPSETGAANGLNTLMRSIGTSVSSAVIGMVLANTSVTMGSHQVPSMEGFRISFLIAMGAVLAGLVLAAFLPSQRPSAHPVLLASSADAGPGPAPAPVAPASAEAPAEAVGRNVRHDGAPSTGP